In Electrophorus electricus isolate fEleEle1 chromosome 1, fEleEle1.pri, whole genome shotgun sequence, a single window of DNA contains:
- the vps13c gene encoding vacuolar protein sorting-associated protein 13C isoform X10 → MVFESLVSDLLNRFIGDYVENLDKSQLKIGIWGGNVVLENLRVKENALSELDVPFKVKAGQVGKLTLKIPWKNLYSEAVVATLDGLYLLVVPGATIKYDAAKEERYLQEVKQKELQRIEEALQLAARREKPQEDKKDTFAEKLATQVIKNLQVKITSIHVRYEDDISDPERPLSVGVTLSELSLQTTDENWRTCILNEAAKLIYKLGCLECLCAYWNVNSPMFCQCSREEAVSKLKAGISTKDEELKGYQYIFKPIFASAKMCINPNAEVELKSPKASFQLEVQNIAIEMTKPQYLSMVDLLESVDCMVKNAPYRKFRPHVPVHKHAKLWWRYAISSVLEVNIKRYKEMWSWTHIRKHRQTLKAYKTAHRAKLSQSKVREDTEKQILELEKRLDVFNITLARQQAQMEMVRSGQKLVAKKGAAQKQGGGGGGGFLSSFFGRKEGKKREQEEEMTEQESIDTIMTAEEKAKLYTAIGYSESSHNLTLPKDYVAVIMNFKLLRTSVTVREEIRVPEILKVQMIDLSTTISQRPGAQAIKVEASLEHWFVTGLQQQGQVPSLIASVGDSCSSLLSVLFELNPEDSPADQLLHVHSQPVEMIYDALTINSLADFFKTGKGVDLEVITSATLSKLEEIKEKTASGLSHIIETRKVLDLRIDLKPSYLLVPKSGFYQSKSDLIIIDFGSLQLNSVDQGSHQQISASFSSLEEIMDRAYERFSLELRSVQVLYSKSGESWKSARTQSSSIQHILRPMDFTLNLAKCIVEKDSRMPRFKVSGELPLLHVKISDQKIQGVLELVDSIPLPHPVSTPPSSPTHRARVMPLAGARPRVLSLDPSALPYSTESDSEEDTSERSPDEDGQRSVQEDLTDVQFKFEIKTVLLELTRQTAMEETVLALNVCNLGAEGKMRTYDFTVTSYLRKINLDYCETRDQPLHLISSSDKHGSDLLKVEYIKADVSGPSFQGLFDNTEQTLKVEFSSLMFMLHTSALLSTINYLNTAVPQDITASRVQDTRRQADRTATGKTVSKGGKTSTVVRFKLCAMLGSFGVVVCDDRSNIADIRVQGIDASVVVQAKETEVFARLRDIIVLDVDPKTIHKKAVSIVGEEVFSFKMILYPGATEGNGYSDVTKVDSKVTLRVGCIQIVYLHKFLMSLLDSFSSHYSADETFVDNFQTAKEALSAATAQAAEKAASSVRDFAQKSFRLSMDIRLKAPLIIIPQSSMSHDALVVDLGLINVSNSFALLQAEGFPLPAVQETMDIKLTHLKLSRMVLRRDDPQADIQILQPVNLELLVKRNLAASWFTKIPGVEVKGGLKSMNIVLGQEDLSVLMGILAENISEGSRTSSSDVKKPFKDKTETNEDLKETLPVETETQPALSNGNVSENIVSVLLNFEIMEVTVMLKKSKHGHENPFLVVHVAQLGIDTQVHKYDMLATTYIKTISMKCLEFTDSCGEPLCILSSSAQQGAELLKVQFVRADRNGPNFASVFKNIEQIMDVTFSSLDLMLHTEVLLSIMDFLSAAMSSKHLPALEKDARRSEDVRTISAKSMVVSSPSDGDVIDLKVDMRLGAFSVLVCDQSCNMADIKIQGLHGALLLQGTQTHMSARLRDFIVINVDPKTIHKKAISIVGDEVFSFSLSLTPKATEGAGYTDTSKVDGKIRLSVGCIQVVYLHKFTMSLLNFSNNFQMAKEALSTATAQAAEKAASSVRDFAQKSFRLSMDIRLKAPLIIIPQSSMSHNAVEADLGLITVSNSFALLPVEGCPLPAVIDDMNLELTQLKLSRIFVEKNSAQLRTELLQPVNMVLSVRRNLAASWYQDMAGLELDGDLKPMKVALSQDDLTVLLKILTENISEASSVQPPQSLNAAGKPAPVAVTPHTLIGEHGVEKQPESKSTEAELVESVKFSFNVESLGLVLYSNDPTQAGVHQEDLCLGEFMLCKMKATGKMFNNSSLEVSTILTTCSLDDRRANVERVTSRMLGRRDEESSDAMIDVTFSQCADERSVVAVLQKLYLCASVEFLMAVADFFIQALPQAPPLPSTTMLDKPSHLSLKQLSERQGQAEPSAAVSQRTRLRAVMVDPEVVFVASLVKAESPALVSSFQCDVSVVMQQDTQLTANVRGLKVLACPFIRKKDSKAVTTVLRPCSVVLEARKSGHAPLTGSVTVQEVIVKVSPVILNTVMTITAAMTPKPLQEQTEKTEDVCSLWAVRNIYSCNHWFLGVESATEAVENFREADSSSQEGESFKVEVKVVQVTVESGQGHRTTPLLLAESSFSGCARNWSSLLSLSADMTLEVNYFNETHAVWEPFIERVDNGTRRWNLTVEMKTNPVRDKSPVPGDDFIMLPDPCTAISICSKDTMNITVSKCCLNVFHNLAQAFSESTASTFDPTVKEKAPFTIRNALGIPLLIQHSANLCMVKPSAKGKVHEVAVGESVDLEYSIFESSSRGKLSALQRQESCLFNLSIVPVGYSEISSVPVDKPGRRLYNVRQPGAAQAVSVLLQINASDGNKVMTVRSPLQIKNHFSVPFAVVKFSPEMGGLLNVGVAEPQKEFHVTLDTYRSQLFLLPVGSLEGFYSESTTCITWKEQVHVSSEVRSVLQCPARDSSCLPLVITALAVPDVLRHISSQGEDDWDPAYVIHLHPAITLRNLLPYTLRYLLEGSAESHELQEGISADILNARLSGQLMELVLVGYQGRTWTSHVQVSEAMAEFSPVCFTSDTSEQLSVDLCVHVTRGAGRLVLSVFSPYWIINKTSRVLQYRADDAYVKHPADFRDVILFSFKKKNIFSKNKLQLCVSTSSWSDGFSLDTVGSYGCVRCSDRTMDYLVGVSIQMSSFNLTRIVTMSPFYTLVNKSCFELEVGEVQNGKAHSGGKWHYISSTECLPLWPESSTGRLCVRVVGSESASKSFFFNKQDNGTLLSMEQYGGIIVDVNISDHSTVVSFSDYYEGAAPALLVNHTPWVTISVRQSGCETSRELNPGESLLFAWNDPAGERKLCWTSQGHSGELDLLKDECGQFAYDGLAQVHWVSFLDGRQRVLLFTEDVAVVTKARQAEELEQFQQEVTVSLQNLGLSLINNDHKQEIAYVGITSSGVVWEMRPKNRWKSFNCKNISLLERAYQDHVSGITEPGWVKLETGLEVNFARIPMLMRHPFSCSIRRNFLSGIHVELKQSPHQRSLRAQLHWLQVDNQLPGAMFPIVFHPVPPPKSVALDSEPKPFIDMSIITRFNEHSQVMQFKYFMMLVQEMAVKVDQGFLAAVLALFTPVTDTQEDKQKTALIERDLEALQAQLMESSINDTSGLSFFEHFHISPIKLHLSLSLGSSGEDHQEGDMVAIQSVNLLLKSIGATLTDVDDLIFKLACFEVKYQFYRREKLMWAVIRHYSEQFLKQMYVLVLGLDVLGNPFGLIRGLSEGVEAFFYEPFQGAVQGPEEFAEGFVIGVRSLLGHTVGGAAGMVSRITGSVGKGLAAITMDKEYQQKRREEMNRPPRDFGDSLAKGGKGLLKGVVGGVTGIVTKPVEGAKREGAAGFFKGIGKGLVGVVTRPTAGIVDMASSTFQGIQRVAESTEDVTKLRPVRLIREDGIIRPYEHHESHGYDLFQRSEVKQLDGELFREHFEYPGHRKTNIIVTNRRVMCIKEIDLIGHFNKEWEVQFDNFLRPPYVEGGDLKIYYKEQNKLKILKDGQGPVRVVHLRQTDMAETLRHAIQNAQLARRQHQMVRQKSQRFLKPGSTA, encoded by the exons AGAAGCCTCAAGAAGATAAGAAAGACACATTTGCTGAGAAACTGGCAACCCAAGTAATCAAAAACCTACAGGTCAAGATTACCAGCATCCATGTCAGATATGAGGATGAT ATATCAGATCCAGAGAGACCTCTCTCCGTGGGAGTGACTCTGTCAGAACTCAGTCTGCAG ACAACCGATGAGAACTGGAGGACCTGTATTCTAAATGAAGCAGCCAAACTCATCTATAAG ctcgGTTGTTtggagtgtctgtgtgcctACTGGAATGTTAACAGCCCAATGTTCTGCCAATGTTCCCGGGAAGAGGCCGTG agCAAACTAAAAGCAGGAATCAGCACCAAAGATGAAGAGCTGAAAGGATACCAATACA TTTTCAAACCCATCTTTGCTTCTGCCAAGATGTGCATTAATCCAAATGCAGAGGTTGAGCTGAAGTCTCCCAAAGCAAGCTTCCAGCTGGAGGTGCAGAACATTGCCATAGAGATGACCAAACCTCAG TACCTGTCTATGGTGGACCTGTTGGAGTCCGTGGACTGTATGGTTAAAAATGCTCCCTACAGGAAGTTCAGACCACATGTCCCGGTACACAAACATGCCAAACTGTG GTGGAGGTATGCCATCTCCAGTGTGTTGGAGGTAAATATAAAGCGCTACAAGGAAATGTGGAGCTGGACACACATcaggaaacacagacagacgctGAAGGCATACAAAACTGCACACAGAGCCAAGCTGAGCCAGAGCAAAGTCCGGGAAGACACGGAGAAACAGATCCTG GAACTGGAGAAACGTCTGGATGTGTTCAACATCACACTGGCCAGGCAGCAGGCACAGATGGAG ATGGTTCGCTCAGGACAGAAGCTTGTTGCCAAGAAGGGAGCAGCACAGaaacagggaggaggaggagggggagggtttCTCAGCAGTTTCTTTGGCAGGAAGgaagggaagaagagagaacaggaagaggaaatgacagagcaggaga GTATAGATACGATCATGACTGCTGAAGAGAAAGCAAAGTTATACACAGCCATCGGCTACAGTGAAAGTTCCCACAACCTGACATTACCCAAAGAT tatGTAGCAGTGATTATGAATTTCAAGTTGTTACGGACGTCAGTAACGGTGCGTGAGGAGATAAGAGTTCCAGAGATCCTGAAAGTGCAGATGATTGACCTCAGTACCACCATCTCCCAAAGACCAGGAGCACAGGCCATAAA ggtggaggCCAGTCTGGAGCACTGGTTCGTGACAGGGCTGCAGCAGCAGGGCCAGGTCCCATCACTCATCGCCTCTGTGGGGGACTCGTGTTCCTCTCTGCTCAGTGTGCTGTTTGAGCTCAACCCAGAGGATAGTCCTGCAGATCAGCTCCTCCATGTGCACTCCCAGCCTGTGGAGATGATCTACGATGCT cTGACAATAAACAGCCTGGCAGACTTCTTTAAGACAGGAAAGGGAGTTGATCTGGAGGTGATCACCTCAGCCACGCTCAGCAAGCTGGAGGAGATAAAGGAGAAGACAGCTAGTG GTCTGTCTCACATTATTGAGACCCGTAAAGTTCTGGACCTGCGGATTGACCTGAAGCCATCCTACCTGCTGGTGCCCAAGTCTGGCTTTTATCAGAGCAAGTCAGACCTCATCATCATAGACTTTGGCAGCCTGCAA CTGAATAGCGTGGACCAGGGGTCTCATCAGCAGATATCTGCTAGTTTTTCCTCTCTGGAGGAGATTATGGACAGAGCGTACGAAAGATTCTCTCTGGAGCTTCGCAGTGTTCAAGTGCTCTACAGCAAATCAG GTGAATCATGGAAAAGTGCTCGTACTCAGAGTTCATCCATCCAGCACATTCTCCGGCCCATGGACTTTACCCTGAACCTCGCCAAGTGCATAGTGGAGAAAGACTCACGCATGCccag GTTTAAGGTGTCTGGAGAACTTCCTTTACTGCATGTGAAGATCTCCGATCAGAAGATCCAGGGGGTTCTAGAACTAGTGGACAGTattcccctcccccaccctgtatcaaccccaccctcctccccaaCCCACAGG gCACGAGTGATGCCGTTAGCAGGCGCCAGGCCAAGGGTGCTGAGCTTAGATCCATCAGCCCTCCCGTATTCCACTGagtcag actCTGAAGAGGACACCAGTGAAAGGTCTCCAGATGAAGATGGTCAGAGATCAGTCCAGGAAGACCTGACTGATGTTCAGTTCAAATTTGAAATCAAAACG gtCCTCCTTGAGCTCACCCGTCAGACTGCGATGGAGGAAACAGTTTTGGCTCTGAATGTGTGTAATTTGGGTGCAGAAGGGAAGATGAGGACTTATGACTTCACTGTGACCTCATACCTGCGCAAGATAAACCTGGACTACTGTGAGACGAGAG ATCAGCCACTCCATCTAATTAGCTCATCAGACAAACATGGATCTGATCTGCTGAAAGTGGAGTACATCAAA GCTGATGTGAGTGGGCCCAGTTTCCAGGGTCTGTTTGACAACACTGAGCAGACACTGAAG GTGGAATTTTCCTCACTCATGTTCATGCTTCACACCAGCGCTCTGCTGTCCACCATTAACTACCTGAACACAGCAGTCCCCCAGGACATCACTGCCTCTAGAGTTCAAGACACCCGAAGACAAGCTGACAGGACGGCAACTGGAAAAACag TGTCTAAGGGAGGGAAGACCTCCACAGTGGTGCGCTTTAAGCTCTGTGCCATGTTGGGTTCATTTGGAGTGGTCGTCTGTGACGACCGAAGCAACATCGCAGATATCCGAGTCCAAG GTATTGATGCATCCGTGGTGGTCCAGGCCAAAGAGACAGAGGTGTTTGCTCGCCTGCGAGATATCATTGTGCTGGATGTGGACCCgaaaacaatacacaaaaag GCAGTGTCTAtagtgggagaggaggtgtTCAGCTTCAAGATGATCTTGTACCCTGGAGCGACGGAGGGAAATGGTTACTCTGATGTGACTAAAGTGGACAGCAAAGTCACGCTGAGAGTCGGCTGCATCCAGATCGTTTACCTGCACAAGTTCCTCATGTCTCTACTG GATTCTTTTAGCTCTCACTACTCTGCTGATGAG ACATTTGTGGACAACTTCCAGACGGCCAAGGAGGCGCTGAGCGCAGCTACAGCCCAGGCAGCAGAGAAGGCTGCCTCCAGCGTCAGAGACTTCGCTCAGAAGAGTTTCAGACTCTCCATGGACATCAGACTAAAGGCCCCGCTCATCATAATCCCCCAGTCTTCCATGTCCCATGATGCCCTTGTGGTGGACCTGGGTCTCATCAACGTTAGCAACAGCTTCGCTCTGCTTCAGGCTGAGGGCTTCCCTCTCCCAGCCGTTCAGGAGACCATGGACATCAAGTTGACGCATCTCAAATTATCCAG GATGGTTCTGAGGCGTGATGACCCTCAGGCCGACATCCAGATCCTGCAGCCGGTTAATCTGGAGCTACTGGTGAAGCGTAACCTGGCTGCCTCCTGGTTCACCAAGATCCCTGGAGTGGAGGTCAAAGGAGGCCTGAAGTCCATGAAT ATTGTTCTTGGCCAGGAAGACTTGAGTGTGTTGATGGGGATTCTAGCAGAAAACATCAGTGAGGGAAGCAGAACTTCATCCTCTGATGTGAAGAAACCGtttaaag ataaaactgaaacaaatgaaGACCTCAAAGAGACACTTCCTGTGGAGACAGAAACTCAGCCAGCTCTTTCCAATGGAAATGTCAGTGAGAACATTGTCAGTGTTCTGCTCAACTTTGAAATTATGGAG GTAACGGTGATGCTGAAGAAATCAAAGCATGGACATGAGAATCCCTTCCTGGTGGTCCATGTAGCTCAGCTCGGAATTGATACCCAAGTGCACAAATATGACATGCTGGCCACCACGTACATCAAGACAATCTCCATGAAGTGCCTGGAGTTTACAG ATTCGTGTGGGGAACCCCTGTGCATTCTGAGCTCCTCTgcacagcagggggcagagctgCTCAAAGTGCAGTTTGTCAGG GCTGATCGAAATGGACCaaattttgcttctgttttcaaGAATATAGAACAGATTATGGAT gttactTTCTCCTCCTTGGACCTGATGTTACACACTGAGGTTCTCCTCTCCATCATGGACTTCCTGTCTGCTGCCATGTCCTCCAAACACCTGCCTGCATTGGAGAAAGATGCGAGGAGAAGTGAAGATGTGAGAACAATCTCAGCCAAGTCCA TGGTGGTGAGCTCCCCCTCTGATGGTGATGTCATTGACCTGAAGGTGGACATGCGTCTGGGTGCTTtcagtgtgctggtgtgtgaCCAAAGCTGCAACATGGCCGACATCAAGATTCAGG GTCTGCACGGCGCCCTACTCCTGCAGggcactcagacacacatgtcTGCCAGGCTGCGAGATTTCATCGTCATTAATGTGGATCCAAAAACCATTCACAAGAAG GCCATCTCTATTGTGGGTGATGAggttttcagtttcagtttgagTTTAACCCCTAAAGCCACAGAAGGGGCTGGATACACGGACACCTCAAAGGTGGATGGCAAGATCAGGCTCAGTGTGGGCTGCATTCAAGTGGTGTATCTGCACAAGTTTACCATGTCGctgctg AATTTTAGTAACAACTTCCAGATGGCCAAGGAGGCACTGAGCACGGCTACGGCCCAGGCAGCAGAGAAGGCTGCCTCCAGCGTCAGAGACTTCGCTCAGAAGAGTTTCAGACTCTCTATGGACATAAGACTAAAGGCCCCGCTCATCATAATCCCTCAGTCCTCCATGTCCCATAATGCCGTGGAGGCCGACCTGGGTCTCATTACTGTGAGCAACAGCTTTGCTCTGCTTCCTGTTGAGGGTTGTCCACTCCCTGCTGTCATAGATGACATGAACCTGGAGCTCACTCAGCTCAAGCTCTCCAG AATCTTTGTGGAGAAGAACTCAGCCCAGCTCAGGACGGAGCTCCTGCAGCCCGTCAACATGGTGTTGTCCGTCAGGCGGAACCTGGCTGCTAGCTGGTACCAGGACATGGCTGGTCTGGAGCTGGATGGAGATCTGAAGCCCATGAAA GTGGCTTTGAGTCAGGATGACCTGACAGTCCTGCTGAAGATCCTGACGGAGAACATTAGTGAGGCCAGCAGTGTCCAGCCCCCCCAGAGCCTGAACGCAGCGGGGAAACCAGCACCCGTGGCAgtcacacctcacactctcatAG GTGAGCATGGTGTGGAGAAGCAACCAGAAAGCAAGTCCACAGAGGCTGAGCTGGTGGAGAGTGTGAAGTTCAGTTTCAATGTTGAATCTCTGGGTCTGGTACTTTACAGCAATGATcccacacag GCTGGTGTTCACCAGGAGGACTTGTGTCTAGGGGAGTTTATGCTCTGTAAGATGAAGGCTACTGGGAAGATGTTTAATAACAGCAGTCTGGAGGTTTCCACCATCCTCACCACCTGCAGCCTGGATGACAGGAGAGCCAACGTTGAAAGAGTCACATCCAG GATGCTGGGGAGGCGTGATGAAGAGAGTTCTGATGCCATGATAGACGTGACGTTCTCGCAGTGTGCAGACGAGCGTTCGGTGGTGGCTGTGCTGCAGAAACTCTACCTCTGTGCCAGCGTGGAGTTCCTCATGGCTGTGGCGGACTTCTTTATACAGGCCCTGCCCCAGGCCCCGCCCCTGCCATCAACCACAATGCTGGACAAACCCAGCCACCTGTCACTCAAACAGCTCTCAGAGAGACAGGGCCAGGCAGAGCCCAGTGCAG CTGTGTCTCAGAGGACCAGGCTGCGAGCCGTCATGGTGGACCCTGAGGTGGTGTTTGTGGCCAGTCTGGTGAAGGCGGAGTCACCTGCACTAGTCTCCTCCTTCCAGTGTGATGTCAGTGTTGTCATGCAGCAGGACACCCAGCTGACGGCCAACGTGAGGGGCCTCAAGGTTCTGGCCTGCCCCTTCATCAGGAAGAAGGACAGCAAGGCTGTCACCACT GTGCTCAGACCATGTTCTGTTGTGTTGGAGGCCAGAAAGTCAGGACACGCCCCGCTGACGGGCTCCGTGACTGTACAGGAGGTCATCGTGAAG GTCTCCCCAGTGATCCTCAACACCGTGATGACCATAACTGCAGCCATGACTCCCAAACCCCTTCAGGAGCAGACTGAGAAGACTGAGGACGTGTGCTCCCTGTGGGCTGTGAGGAACATCTACTCCTGCAACCACTGGTTCCTGGGCGTGGAGAGTGCGACCGAGGCTGTCGAGAACTTCCGTGAGGCGGACAGCAGCAGCCAAGAGGGCGAGAGCTTCAAGGTGGAGGTGAAGGTGGTGCAGGTGACTGTGGAGTCGGGCCAGGGTCACCGCACCACCCCTCTGCTGCTGGCTGAGTCCTCCTTCAGCGGCTGTGCCAGGAACTGGTCTTCCCTCCTCAGCCTGTCTGCGGATATGacgctggag gtgaaCTACTTTAATGAGACTCATGCAGTGTGGGAGCCCTTCATAGAGAGAGTGGACAACGGTACACGGCGCTGGAACCTCACAGTGGAG atgAAGACGAACCCTGTTCGGGACAAGAGTCCTGTTCCTGGTGATGACTTCATAATGCTGCCTGATCCGTGCACTGCCATCAGCATCTGCTCCAAAGACACTATGAACATCACAGTGTCCAAGTGCTGTCTAAACGTCTTCCATAACCTTGCCCAg GCTTTCTCTGAGAGCACTGCATCCACTTTCGATCCCACTGTGAAGGAAAAGGCTCCGTTCACCATCCGGAATGCTCTGGGAATTCCTCTCCTCATCCAGCACAGTGCTAATCTCTGTATGGTCAAGCCATCTGCTAAAGGCAAAGTGCATGAGGTGGCAGTGGGAGAGAGCGTGGACCTGGAGTACTCTATCTTTGAGTCTTCCTCAAGGGGAAAGCTGtcagcactgcagagacaggagagcTGTCTGTTCAACCTCAGCATCG TGCCGGTGGGCTACAGTGAGATCTCCAGCGTCCCCGTGGATAAGCCTGGACGGCGGCTCTATAATGTGCGCCAGCCGGGCGCCGCACAGGCCgtgtctgtgctgctgcagaTCAATGCCTCAGACGGCAACAAAGTGATGACCGTGCGATCGCCGTTACAG ATAAAGAATCATTTCTCTGTGCCTTTTGCTGTTGTGAAGTTCTCACCAGAGATGGGTGGATTGCTTAATGTGGGTGTTGCTGAACCACAGAAAGAGTTTCATGTCACGCTGGACACTTACAG gtctCAGCTGTTCCTGTTGCCCGTGGGGTCTCTGGAGGGGTTCTACAGCGAGTCGACCACGTGCATTACCTGGAAGGAGCAGGTGCATGTCAGCTCAGAGGTGCGTTCTGTCCTGCAGTGTCCCGCGCGGGACAGCAGCTGCTTGCCGCTGGTTATTACCGCGCTGGCAGTGCCCGACGTCCTGCGACACATCTCCAGTCAGGGCGAGGACGACTGGGACCCTGCGTATGTGATTCATCTGCACCCTGCCATCACACTGCGGAACCTGCTACCATACACCCTACGTTACCTGCTGGAG GGTTCAGCAGAGTCCCACGAGCTACAGGAAGGCATCAGCGCCGACATCCTGAACGCACGACTCAGCGGCCAGCTCATGGAGCTGGTGCTGGTGGGGTACCAGGGCCGCACCTGGACCAGTCATGTGCAGGTCAGCGAGGCCATGGCTGAGTTCTCACCTGTCTGCTTCACCAGCGACACTAGTGAGCAGCTTAGCGTGGATCTGTGTGTCCACGTGACGCGTGGGGCGGGCAGGCTtgtcctctctgtcttcagCCCATACTGGATCATCAACAAGACGTCCCGCGTGCTGCAGTACCGTGCGGACGACGCGTATGTTAAGCACCCGGCCGACTTCCGTGATGTCATCTTGTTCTCCTTCAAGAAGAAGAACATCTTCAGCAAAAACAAA CTACAGCTGTGCGTGTCCACCAGCTCCTGGTCAGATGGCTTCTCTTTGGACACTGTGGGCAGTTACGGTTGTGTCCGCTGCTCAGATAGAACCATGGATTACCTG GTGGGGGTCAGTATTCAGATGAGCAGTTTTAACCTGACTCGTATTGTGACTATGAGTCCCTTCTACACGCTGGTGAACAAGTCCTGCTTTGAGCTGGAGGTGGGGGAGGTGCAAAACGGAAAAGCCCACAGTGGCGGCAAATGGCACTACATCTCCTCCACAGAG TGCCTTCCCCTATGGCCAGAGTCCAGTACAGGAAGGTTGTGTGTCCGAGTGGTGGGTTCTGAATCTGCCTCTAAGTCTTTCTTCTTCAACAAGCAGGATAATGGCACTCTACTCAGCATGGAGCAG TATGGCGGCATCATTGTGGATGTGAACATTTCGGACCACTCCACTGTGGTCAGCTTCTCGGATTACTATGAGGGTGCAGCTCCTGCTCTGCTCGTCAACCACACGCCATGGGTCACCATCTCCGTCAGACAGAG tggctgTGAAACGAGTCGGGAGCTGAACCCTGGTGAGTCTCTGCTCTTTGCCTGGAACGACCCTGCAGGCGAACGCAAGCTGTGCTGGACCAGTCAAGGCCACAGTGGAGAACTCGACCTGCTGAAG GATGAGTGCGGGCAGTTTGCGTATGACGGCCTGGCGCAGGTACACTGGGTTTCCTTCCTGGATGGACGCCAACGTGTGCTACTCTTCACCGAAGATGTCGCTGTGGTAACCAAAGCTCGGCAGGCTGAGGAACTGGAGCAGTTCCAGCAGGAAGTGACCGTGTCACTGCAAAATCTGGGTCTGTCCCTCATCAACAACGACCACAAACAGGAAATCGCATACGTGGGCATCACCAG TTCTGGTGTGGTTTGGGAGATGAGACCAAAAAACCGTTGGAAGTCATTTAACTGTAAGAACATCAGTCTTCTGGAGAGGGCTTACCAGGACCATGTCAGTGGAATTACAGAACCAGGCTGGGTCAAACTGGAAACTGGGCTAGAG GTGAACTTTGCAAGGATTCCTATGTTGATGAGACACCCATTCTCCTGCTCCATTCGGAGGAACTTCCTGTCTGGTATCCACGTGGAGCTGAAGCAGTCTCCACACCAGAGGAGCCTCCGTGCCCAGCTCCACTGGCTGCAG gtggaTAACCAGCTCCCAGGAGCCATGTTCCCCATCGTTTTTCATCCTGTCCCACCACCCAAGTCTGTTGCCCTGGACTCAG agccAAAGCCCTTTATTGATATGAGCATCATCACAAGATTTAACGAACACAGCCAAGTGATGCAGTTTAA GTACTTCATGATGCTAGTGCAGGAGATGGCTGTTAAGGTTGATCAGGGCTTTTTGGCAGCGGTCCTGGCTCTCTTTACACCTGTTACTGACACCCAGGAGGACAaacagaag acTGCCCTGATTGAGAGAGACCTGGAGGCCCTGCAGGCTCAGCTGATGGAGAGCTCCATTAACGACACATCAGGCCTCAGCTTCTTTGAGCACTTCCACATCTCCCCCATTAAA ctccATCTGAGTCTGTCTCTGGGCTCCAGTGGAGAGGACCATCAGGAGGGTGATATGGTTGCGATCCAGTCAGTCAATCTTCTTCTTAAAAGTATTGGTGCAACGCTTACTGATGTAGATGACCTCATCTTTAA ACTGGCTTGCTTTGAGGTGAAGTATCAGTTCTACCGCAGAGAGAAACTGATGTGGGCCGTGATTAGACATTACAGTGAACAG TTCCTGAAGCAGATGTACGTGCTTGTCTTGGGCTTGGATGTGCTGGGGAACCCATTCGGTCTGATCCGGGGGCTCTCAGAGGGGGTGGAGGCATTCTTCTATGAGCCTTTCCAG GGGGCTGTTCAGGGGCCTGAAGAGTTTGCAGAAGGGTTTGTCATTGGTGTGCGTAGTCTGTTAGGGCACACAGTGG GGGGTGCCGCTGGGATGGTGTCTCGTATAACAGGTTCAGTGGGGAAAGGTCTAGCAGCCATCACCATGGACAAGGAGTACCAGCAGAAACGCAGGGAGGAGATGAACAGACCTCCCCGAGACTTTGGAGACAGTTTGGCCAAGGGGGGCAAAGGCCTTCTGAAG GGAGTGGTAGGAGGAGTGACAGGGATTGTTACCAAGCCTGTGGAGG GGGCAAAGCGAGAGGGTGCGGCTGGATTCTTTAAGGGGATTGGTAAGGGCTTGGTGGGCGTGGTCACCCGCCCTACAGCAGGCATCGTGGACATGGCCAGCAGCACCTTTCAAGGGATCCAGAG GGTGGCGGAGTCGACTGAGGACGTGACCAAGCTGAGGCCGGTCCGACTCATCAGAGAGGACGGGATCATCCGTCCGTACGAGCACCACGAGTCCCACGGCTACGACCTTTTCCAG aggtcagaggttaaaCAGCTTGATGGCGAGTTGTTCAGAGAGCACTTTGAATATCCtggacacagaaaaacaaacattattgtCACCAACAG GAGGGTGATGTGTATTAAAGAGATCGACTTGATTGGACATTTTAACAAAGAATGGGAAGTTCAGTTTGACAACTTCCTGAGGCCTCCATATGTTGAAGGAGGAGATCTGAAGATTTATTACAAG gaacaaaacaaactgaagatCCTTAAGGATGGACAAGGACCAGTGAGGGTGGTGCAccttagacagacagacatggcaGAG ACACTGCGGCACGCCATCCAGAATGCCCAGCTAGCTCGCCGGCAGCATCAGATGGTCAGACAGAAATCCCAGCGCTTCCTCAAACCAGGCAGCACAGCCTAA